Part of the Actinomyces howellii genome, CGAGCTCGCAGAACTCCACCCCCTCGACGCCCTGCAGGACCCTGCGCACGACGAGCAGGCCCGAGGTGCGCGAGCCGGGCAGGTCGATCTGCGAGACGTCCCCGGTGACGACCATCGTGGAGCCGAAGCCCAGGCGGGTGAGGAACATCTTCATCTGCTCGGGTGTCGTGTTCTGCGCCTCGTCGAGGATGACGAAGGCGTCGTTGAGGGTGCGTCCACGCATGTAGGCCAGGGGCGCGACCTCGATGGTGCCCGCGGCCATGAGCCGGGGCAGGGCGTCGGGCTCGAGCATGTCGTGGAGGGCGTCGTACAGGGGGCGCAGGTAGGGGTCGATCTTGTCGGTCAGGGAGCCGGGCAGGAAGCCCAGGTTCTCCCCCGCCTCGACCGCCGGGCGGGTCAGGATGATGCGGGAGACCCGACGACGGGCCAGGGCGTCGACGGCCTTGGCCATGGCCAGGTAGGTCTTGCCGGTGCCCGCGGGCCCGATGCCGAAGGTGATCGTCGAGCGCTCGATGGCGTCGGTGTAGGCCTTCTGCCCCAGGGACTTGGGGCGGATGGTCCGGCCCCGGGCGGTCAGGACGTCGTCGGCGAGGACCTCGGTGGGGCGGACCTGGCCGTCGAGCAGGCCGATGGCCCGCTCGACGGCGTCGGCGGTCAGGGGCGTGCCGGCCCGGGCGACGTCGACGAGCTCGGAGAGCAGGACGATGACCGTCTCGACGCGCTCCTGCGGCCCGCTGGCGGTCACGGTCGTGCCGCGCACGTAGATGTCGACGTCGGGGAAGCCGCGCTCGACGGCGCGCAGGACCTCGTCGCGCACGCCCAGGACGGACACGGGGGGCAGGTCACCCGGAAGGACGAGGCTGCGCGTGACCGCCTTCGAGGAGGCGGCCGACGTGGCCGACGTGGCCGACGTGGCCGACGTGGCCGACGTGGCTGACGTGGTCGTGGAGGTGATCACCGCGGAGGCGGCTGCTGGGGTCGTCATCGCCCCGGAGTCTACCGGCACGCGCGCCTGGACCTCCTGCGCCGCCCGGCCGTCCGCTGCCGGGGGCACGGCTCAGGCGGCGGGCTCGAACTGGCTGTTGTACAGCTCGGCGTAGGCCCCGTCCAGCGCGAGGAGCTCGTCGTGGGTGCCGGACTCCACGACGTCGCCGCCCTCGAGCACGAGGATGAGGTCGGAGTTCCTGATCGTGGACAGGCGGTGGGCGATGACGAAGGAGGTCCGCCCGCTCATGAGACGGTCCATGGCCT contains:
- a CDS encoding PhoH family protein, with the translated sequence MITSTTTSATSATSATSATSATSAASSKAVTRSLVLPGDLPPVSVLGVRDEVLRAVERGFPDVDIYVRGTTVTASGPQERVETVIVLLSELVDVARAGTPLTADAVERAIGLLDGQVRPTEVLADDVLTARGRTIRPKSLGQKAYTDAIERSTITFGIGPAGTGKTYLAMAKAVDALARRRVSRIILTRPAVEAGENLGFLPGSLTDKIDPYLRPLYDALHDMLEPDALPRLMAAGTIEVAPLAYMRGRTLNDAFVILDEAQNTTPEQMKMFLTRLGFGSTMVVTGDVSQIDLPGSRTSGLLVVRRVLQGVEGVEFCELGAADVVRHRLVGRIIEAYSRYEADRAAESDPERPPRARRRPPSDHRERNRP